The nucleotide sequence CATTTCCGCGAAGCGGGCTTTCGAATCGGCGGGCTCGAGATTGAGTACGGCCACTTTTCTCTGCAGATCAATCGTCACACCCATGCGGTCGAGCAGATCGACACCGAGAATGCCGTCGATCGTCCCGCCACAGGCTTTGCCGATCGGGCTGAGGTCAATCGCGGGCAGTTTGAGTTCATGGAGCACATGACTGCCGAGCTGGAAATCCGGCAACGACACTTCTCGAGCGCTGGTGGCGGCGGAGCCCTGCCAGGATTCGACGCTGATCTTCCTGGATGTTCCCGCAGAAAACGCTTTGAGATTCAGGATCGTTGTGGCGCCGGTATCGAGCAGAAAGCGCATGTCTTGTCCGGCGACCTTGACCTGCACGACGGGTAAAACATCGCAGCGACCGATGGGGATTTCTTCGTTTGAAGTGCTTTGTTGGGCGAAGGCTAGAGTCGCGGCAAGAATTGTCGCGAGCAGCACCACCCAATCGGATTTGCAGCGCCAGTATCTTGCTCGTTGTCGCAACGGCGGCGCTACGAAGTTGCCACTCACACTGCCTTCTCGGCTTTTTTAGCGAGGAACCGTTCGATAAATCCGGTGTCAAAGTTTCCGGCGCGGAAATCAGGATCAGCAAGGATGCGGCGATGCAGTGGAATCGTCGTATGAATTCCCTCGACGATAAACATTTCAAGCGCCCGGCTCATGCGGGAGATGGCTTCGCTGCGATCTTTTCCGCGCACGATCAACTTTGCAATCAACGAATCGTAATAGGGAGGAATTGTTCCCTCTGAGTAAGCAGCCGTGTCAATACGAACGCCGGTGCCTCCGGGAGGATTGAAAGTCGTGATCTTGCCGGCGGACGGCGTGAACTTCTCGGGATGCTCTGCATTGATACGACATTCGATGGCATGTCCGCGATGCACGATCGGACCTTGCAACACTTCGGACAACTTGGCCCCGGCCGCGATCATGAGCTGACTTTTGACCAGATCCACATCGGTGACCATTTCCGTCACAGGATGTTCGACCTGAATACGGGTGTTCA is from Acidobacteriota bacterium and encodes:
- a CDS encoding aspartyl protease family protein; this encodes MSGNFVAPPLRQRARYWRCKSDWVVLLATILAATLAFAQQSTSNEEIPIGRCDVLPVVQVKVAGQDMRFLLDTGATTILNLKAFSAGTSRKISVESWQGSAATSAREVSLPDFQLGSHVLHELKLPAIDLSPIGKACGGTIDGILGVDLLDRMGVTIDLQRKVAVLNLEPADSKARFAEMEMAMGHCNVAFNEAKVSELEECFDPEIVLYTPHGEFRGRKEVMQYLNEQYFRNAKAGLHFEMATHDVRSFGDALWYSYDYKLANASEHHAGHGVAMCHRQAGKWLILNMHNALVVPAISATP